caaacagatcacctgaggtcaggagttcaacactagcctggccaacatggtgaaaccctgtctctactaaaaatacaaagattagctgggcgtggtggcgtacacttgtagtcccagctactccggaggctgaggcaggagaatggcttgaacctgggagatggaggttgcagtgagccgagatggcaccactgcactccagcctgggcagcagagtgaggctccatctcaaaaaataaagactagAAGTAGCTAAGGGATTTGGGTTAttgaaatttatataatttaggccgggcgcggtggctcaagcctgtaatcccagcactttgggaggccgagacaggcggatcacgaggtcaggagatcgagaccatcctggctaacactgtgaaaccccgtctctactaaaaaatacaaaaaactagccgggcgtggtggcgggcgcctgtagtcccagctactccggaggctgaggcaggagaatggcgtaaacccgggaggcggagcttgcagtgagccgagatccagccacagcactctagcctgggcgactgagcaagactccgtctcaaaaaaaaaaaaaaaaagaaatttatataatttaaaggATAAGACTTGGAAATATAGCTGCTGATAAAttctaaatctttcttttttattggtgTCCACGATTAGATCCCTGAATATTGCCGAGCCTTAGAAGAGAATGAAATATCTGAGCactgttttgatttgatttttgcttttgatgaAATTGTTGCCCTGGGATACCGGGAGAATGTTAACTTGGCACAGATCAGAACCTTCACAGAAATGGATTCTCATGAGGAGAAGGTGTTCAGAGCCGTCAGAGAGGTAAATAGGATCTTCTCTGGGACTATCTGTTTGTGTATCTTCCTCTTAGGCTTCACTAATCTGATTTTCCAATTTTTACTTGCTAATGTATAGACTGTATTCAAAGCTAcatccaggctgggcactgtggctcatgcctataatcccagcactttgggaggcagaggtggaaggatcacttgagtccaggagttcaagaccagcctggacagcatagtgagaccctgtctctagaaaagaaaaaaaaattagccagacatagtagcacgtgcctgtgggtcccagctacttgggagactgacatgggaggatcacttgaggccaggaagttggggctgcagtgagccgtgatcgtgccacttgcactccagcctcagtcacagagtgagaccctgtctcaaaaaaaaaaaaaaaaaaaccagctacATTCATGTATGTCTTTTTCTGTAGACTCAAGAACGTGAAGCTAAGGCTGAGATGCGTCGTAAAGCAAAGGAATTACAACAGGCCCGAAGAGATGCAGAGAGACAGGGCAAAAAAGCACCAGGATTTGGCGGATTTGGCAGCTCTGCGGTATCTGGAGGCAGCACAGCTGCCATGATCACAGAAACCATCATTGAAAGTGATAAACCAAAAGTGGCACCTGCACCAGCCAGGTATAATCCATTGTACTTTAGAATGCCAGATGACGGGTGTATATGTGTCTATCTTTGAAGTGATAATCTGATTTCTTGGAAAGCTGTAAATAATGAAGGACTTGATGAAGTAAGATATGATGTTAAATTTGGCCACATAAAATGTGAGGATAAAGAAGAAATCTGAATgtgatgtttttccttttgtataaaAGAGAGTTATAAATTATGTCATGACCTCAATTTCCTATGAGAGTTGCCTTATTGTGGGAGAGAAAGGGATATTTAATGCTTTATGGAATGTAGATTTTTAATCTTGATGTTCAAAGATTGATTTTAGGGGTAATCTGTGAATTACCCGAAATTATATGCAAAATTTTGTGCACAGGTATGTTTCTCTGGATGGAAGATACAAAGTTTTCATCAGATCATGTGTGCTTGTAAAAATATACCTTTGGGtaatgaatttcaaatttttccaCTTAGGCCTTCAGGCCCCAGCAAGGCTTTGAAACTTGGAGCCAAAGGAAAGGAAGTAGATAACTTTGTGGACAAATTGAAATCTGAAGGTGAAACCATCATGTCCTCCAGTATGGGCAAGCGTACTTCTGAAGCTACCAAAGTGCATGCTCCACCTATTAATATGGAAAGGTAAGTAGGAACTTTGAGTAAGAATTCAAGCTTTGAATACAGtccacataattttaaaaaaatcttatttcagTGTGctatgaattctttttctgtcttgtaaTCTTTCCTGATTTAAAAGATTTATTCAGAGCATATTCTATGTATTAACATAAGGtcgtttttggttttgttttgttttatttttttgagacagagtcttactatgttgtctaggctggcctccaactcctgagctcagttaatcttcctgcctcagcctcccaagtaactgggatacAGGCATGCGTTGCTGCACCTgaccttttttttcccttaaaccCTGATTGGTGGGCCCTCAGCCACCTATTTTCTATGAAGTTTAGAACTTTCCTTTTACAGCTAAACTAAAGTTACTCATAGTCACACCTAGTGTGTAGCTTATCTCTTAGAATGGACCTGAATTAGGGGACTAGAGCTATAGTGACCCCAGACTGTGTTTTGGCATgactttttataattaaaaactctTAAGTAGAACTAATCTTTAATCCAAAACTTGTAGATATCTTTAATagcaaattaatatattttgcatttttattttatttatttatttttttgagatggagtttcactctgtcacccaggctggagtgcagtggtgcaatctcggcttgctgcaagctctacctcccaggctcaagtgattctcccacctcagcctcccaagtagctgggcctgcaggcatgcaccaccatgctgggctaatttttgtattttggtagagatggggtttcgccttgttgcccaggctggtctcgaactcctggactcaagcaatctgcctgcctcggcctcataaaatgctgggattacaggcctgagccaccatgcccagccatctttTGCAGTTCAAATATTTGAAGCCGGTATGGAATATTTTGATTCATCTCTATCTCAGGACTGTGGTACTGGCTTTTTTAAGTGGTAGTTATCAAGTTCACATATTCATGACTCAGATTTCTCGTCTTGAAGTCAGACCTTCTACTGTTGCTGATGGTTTTGAGGTCAAGTGAAAGATAATACCAGGAGGATACCTCTATCAGGTGTGCATAAAGGAGGAgtatttactctttttctttcttgctttttttttttttttttttggagacagagtctttctctgtctctcagactgaagtgcaatggcacgatcttgacttactgcaacctctacctcctggggtcaagcaattctcctgcctcagcctcccaagtggctgggattacaggggcacaccatcacgcctggctaattttcttatttttagtagagatggggttttgccgtgttggctaggctggtctcgaactcctgacctcaagtgatccgcctgcctccacctcccagaagtgctcggattataggcatgagccaccacgctcagccaagtATTTACTCTTTATATGCCCTGTTCTGTATGAAATGAACAGGGTTACACTGGGATAAATTTCTTGATTCACTAAAGCCGCTGTGCTCTTCCTAGTGGTTGCTTTGAGTGAGACAGGcttcacacttttaaaaagatgttcctaggccgggcgcggtggctcaagcctgtaatcccagcactttgggaggccgagacgggcggatcacgaggtcaggagatcgagaccatcctggctaacacggtgaaaccccgtctctactaaaaaatacaaaaaactagccaggcgaggtggcgggcgcctgtagtcccagctactcgggaggctgaggcaggagaatggcgggaacccgggaggcggagcttgcagtgagctgagatctggccacagcactccagcctgggcgacagagcgagactccgtctcaaaaaaaaaataaaaaaataaaaaaataaaaagatgttcctgagtgcagtggcccacacctgtaatcctagcactttgggaggctgaggtgggcagattgcctgagcccaggagttcatgagaccgccctgggcatcatggtgaaaacccgtctccactaaaatacaaaaaacccctTCTCcatgaaaataccaaaaattaggtgggtgtggtggcgcatgcctgtagtcccagctactcaggaggctgaggcaagagaattgcttgaacctgggaagcagaggttgcagtgagccaagtgactgcactccagcctgggcgacagagtgagactctgtctccaaaaaaaaaaaaaaaagatgttggagATCACATATTACAGAGAATTTGAGACACTCTTTTTTCTAAATGATAAAATGCCTCTTGAGCACAGAGCAAACTTTTTTGAAGGTAAAATGGTGCCATGCATTGTCTTAAGATACACTCCTTTATGATCTTGACTCTGATGCCTTTGTTTCTAGGAAGACCTAAGAGGTTGGAACAGGGAACAGGGTAGGATAACAAAATATTCTTTGTAGCCTCTGTAGTTCATCCAACCAAACATATTTCTATTACTGAATATGAATAGATTGTACTTAGTGATTGCCTGTAACAGCAgcactttttaatctttttaaaattggattgtaCTTTAATATAGTATAAAATTCAAAAGTTGTTAACAGTCAGAAGTCTTTCTCTCACGCAACCATGCCAGTTTCTCATTTTGGAGACAACTAGTGTTAACAGAGTTTTTTTTGTATCCTTCTGAGGGGGGTGGTCTGTGATATATAGATTAATAAAAAACATGTGTATACAGTGTGtctatttttcccccttttatgcAAAACAGTAAAACTAGACACATCttccaattgcatttttcacttaattattttGGAGATAagaatttctttatttgaaactAGGGTAAATGCAATACCTTACCTAGACTGGATCCTCTACTACTGTAGTGTAGAAAAAACAACtcaaactgtttctttttttctattttctcattcaacagcaacaatcaacacagaagacttctgttaTCCAGTGTGTTTAGGTTTTTCTGCACACATCAAGCAGtcacacccagctggtgtcctcCCATTCAGTTCAATTCTGATGCTATCTACCTGGGAATAGCCTCAGATTCTACAGGTTGAGAGTTCAGTCCCCCAAGACTGATTCTTCCTTCCCACCAGTCATAAGTCCAGGCTTTCAGAACTTCTTACTGACCTCAAGTTTGGCCTCCCACGACCCCgtctttgggttcaattaatttgctagagcaccccacagaactcagggaaacttACTTGACATTTATCAATTTGTTACAGAGGATATTTTAAAGGACACAAATAagcagccagatgaagagatatACATAGGGCAAGGTCTAGGAGGGTCTTGGGTGCAGGAGCTTCTGTCCCCAGGGAGCAGGGGTACGCCACTCTCTTGGAAAATGGATGAGACCTTGTTAATCTTCCTGTAagcctccatgtgttcagctgtCCAGAAGCTTCCCAGACCCTGTCCTCTTGAgccttttatggagacttcattgGATAGGCATAATTGACAGGTGTgcagaaatgtgattggacaaaggGTATGACCTAATACTGATAggctgagtggggaaacccagcaaggcctgtccagattcttggcctctctgtgcaacATTAATCTTCCTCCAGGATATGGTGCAGGACCCCTTTTGGagattagagtcctgccttgggcgggtgaaaggagggcaggagaagatcaaagagagattctgttttctgagggCTGCTCCTGAGGCCTAAAGTGCCCCAACATTATGTATAATAAGGGATATGGGAGTTATGAGCCACGAACCATGGATGAAAACCAGTACATATGTATATCATAATATCACAactactattaaaaatattattaggtCAACTGATGAAATTGGCATATGATTGATAGATTGGATACAATTATTATATCAGtgttagcctggcatgatggcacatggCTATAatccttgctactcaggaggccgagataggaggattgcttgagaccaggagttcaaggttatagtgaactgtgattgtgcctctgaatagccactgcactccagcctgggcaacatagcaagatctatCTCTTAAACAACAacaggctgggggcggtggctcacatctgtaatcccagcactttgggaggcccaggcgggcagatcacctgaggtcaggagttcaagaccagcctggccaatatggtaaaaccctgactctactaaaaatacaaaattgaaccgggtgtggtggcaggcgcctgaaatcccagctatgcaggagactgagacaggagaatcacttgaacccgggaggcagaggttgcagtgagccgagattgcaccattgcactccagctgtgcaacaagagtgaaactctatctcaaaacaacaacaaaaagctaaaaaaaaagtatcagtgTAAATTTGTGTAGTTAATAATGGTACTGTGATTGATTATGTAACAGAATATCCCtaatcttataaaaataagcaGTGAAGTATTTAGGGGCAAAGTGCCGTGATGTATATAATCTGCTTCTTAATggttcaggggaaaaaaatcaaatgtataacatacatatataatgtttagagagagagacacacatatgcaaattataaaacaaataggGTAAATGTTAACAATAGGTGAATCTGGAAAAGGGTATATATGTCTTccttgtataattttaatttttttaagcttgaaaatattttcaaatagaacattttttcagttgttttctcACCATTGCCTACTATTCATTTGGGtgaatattcctttattttttattttctattttttttgaggtggagtcttgctctgttgcccaggttggagtgcagtgttgtgatctcagctcactgcaagctccacctcctgagttcatgtcattctcctgcctcagcttcctgagttgctgggactacaggtgcccatcaccacacccggctaattttgtttttgtatttttagtagagatggggtttcaccgtgttagccaggatggtctcgatctcctgacctcatgatccgcccaccttggcctcccaaagtgctgggattacaggtgtgtgccactgcgcccgtGGATATGCCTTTATTTAAGCAGCCCCCAGTGGCAGACATTCGTTTCTAAACTTTGCCATTAAAAACAATTCTTCAGTGAATAACTTAGCAGATTGTTTTGCACAGATGAGAATTTGTCTGTTGAATTGCTGTATCAAAGGGGTATCGTCTTTTGAATGTTTATAGCTATAGCAGTAGCACCTTTAAAAAAACGTTGTTGATGGCTAATCATTAGACCTTGGAGAAAGGGATTTCTGgtttctacctttcttttttcttttgttttgttttgtttttgagatggagtttcactcttgttgcccaggctggagtgcaatgggacaatctcagctcaccgcaacccctgcctcctggttcaaggattctcctgcctcagcctcccaagtagctggggctacaggcatgcaccaccacgcctggctaattttgtatttttagtagagatggggtttctccatgttggtcaggctaatctcgaactcccgacctcaggtgatctgcccaccttggcctcccaaagtgctgggattataggcatgagccaccgtgcccggccattggTTTCTACCTTTCTGAACAAATGTATTACTTTCTCTTTGTAGTGTACATATGAAGATTGAAGAAAAGATCACATTAACCTGTGGACGAGACGGAGGATTACAGAATATGGAGTTGCATGGCATGATCATGCTTAGGATCTCAGATGACAAATATGGCCGAATTCGTCTTCATGTGGAAAATGAAGATAAGAAAGGGGTGCAGCTACAGGTGTGTAGAAGCTTTTGATAGGGAGTGTTAACACTTTGTCTACCTATTATAGTCTTTGTCAACTAGAGTTCCCAGTATGAaccacagaaaattatttaagtTATATAACTAGCATCACTCTAAATGCATAGGAAAGAAGTTGATTTATTGCATACAGTAGCTACCTGAGAGTGAGTAAAGCAGCTGTGTTAGGATGGCTTTTAAATATTGGAACTGAATAAAAGGTCATTTTGAAATCTAATAAATGACTTCATACTCACTAGCAAAAGGTACAAAgagatgtttattttttgctgttatgAAAACAGTAAATTAATCACTTAGGATCTTGCttgaaatatagtttttaaaaaaacaaggctTTAAgacagctgtggtggctcacgcctataataccaacactttgagaggctgaggccaaaggatcgcttgagcccaggagttcaagaacagcctgagcaatgaGGGCTGAgcaacaagaccctgtctctacaaaaacttaaaaaattagccaggcatggtggcacaatgCGAAATTTACTCATTCTGCTATTAAACTACCAGTGCTTGTTTTGTTAACTGAAGGGCAGTATCTAATGATGTATTTGAAAAGTACATAAAATCCTTTCAGTATAAGTGTGTGTGTTCCAACTATTGGATAGAGATATATATGAGCCCTTCTTTATATTACAGGTGTTCTTGTCACATTTCATTTAGCTTAACATCTCGTCACAAGAACAAAGCCTTTTTAGGGAAGAGTGTTTTTGTCTACTTTCCCTCCCGTAGTCAGCACAGAATTGTCTTTTGGAAGCAGTGCTTATATTATTTGACAACATTTTTGCTGGCTTGTAAAGTGCTATCCAAAAGTGATTtcggttttttttgttgttgttgttgttttctgagatggagtctctctctgtcacccaggttggagtgcagtggtacgatcttggttcactgcaacctctgcctcccgggttcaagcagttctcctgtctcagcctcctaagtagctgggattacaggcacctgccaccacgcccagctaattttttttacttttagtagagacggggtttcaccatgttggccaggctggtctcaaactcttgaccttgtgattcgcccacgtcatcatcccaaagtgttgggattataggcatgagccaccatgcccagcccttctgggtatttttgtttttgtttttgttttgttttgttttttttgacacagagtctctctctgtgatgcagactggagtgcagcggcacagccttggctcgctgcagcctcaacctcctgggctcaagcaatccttccctcctcagcctccatagtagttgggactataggtgtgcaccaccacacccagctatttattcatttatttatttatttatgtatttatgtatttattgagatggagtttcactcttcttgcctaggctggagtgcaatggtgtgatctcggctcactgcaacctctgcctcccgggttcaagccattcttctgcctcagcctctcaaatagctgggattacaggcatgtgccatcatgtccggccccagctaacttttgtatttttagtagagatggggttttgccatgttggccaggctgatgtcaaactcctgacctccaatgccccgcccacctcaacctccccaaaaacaatttcttttaaaaagataagactaggccgggcgcggtggctcaaccctgtaatcccagcactttgggaggccgaggcgggtggatcacgaggtcaggagatcgagaccatcctggctaacatggtgaaaccccgtctctactaaaaatacaaaaaactagccgggcatggtggcgggcgcctgtagtcccagctactcggaggctgaggcaggagaatggcgtaaacccgggaggcggagcttgcagtgagccgagatcgcgccactgcactccagcctgggtgacacagcgagactccgtctcaaaaaaaaaaaaaaaaaaaaaaagataagactaTCTTAATTGGCTTGGATTTTAACAACTTTAAGTCTCTAGGCAAAATTGCAACTAGACTTTACACAGAGCTTGCCCTTTTCTGCTACTTTATATAAGGCCAAAAATGCTATTTGACCCAGGCAGCTGATCAGGGTCTTACTAGAACCTTCTGCTTGGCAAACCTGGCCCTACCATGAACCTGCTCCATGTGAAGTATTTTTGGAAAGGACTTGGTTAATGGTCTTTTAACTTTTTCAGGTGCAAACTTGTTCTATAATGGCTTTTAgagttgaaattattatttttttaaattactggtttttaaatatcttaaattattttaaaagtctttgaagAAGGGAAAtctttcttcaaaatgaaaaagaattggaATTTGTTAGGTACTCTATTTTAGATGTTTGGATTATGGGCCATATAAGCCTAGAGAGGGGTTGTTTCTTGTCTGTCTGAACCTCAGgagttttcctttccttctcattCTAGACCCATCCAAATGTGGATAAAAAACTTTTCACTGCAGAGTCTCTAATTGGCCTGAAGAATCCAGAGAAGTCATTTCCAGTCAACAGTGACGTAGGGGTGCTAAAGTGGAGACTACAAACCACAGAGGAATCTTTTATTCCACTGACAAGTAAGTGCCTCTGGCCAGTCCCACTAAGCTAGTTTGCATTGAGAACTGGAAATAGCCCTTGCttgtacacttttatttttattgccataGCAAAGTTCTTTTTGACAAAATgactttcttttgaaatggaCCTGGTGctgcattttgtatatttttatcattagttttcatttttactagcttttattttgaaaccattgtggttttgttgttgttattgttttagagacaaggtcgtcttctgttgcccaggctagagtacagtggggcgatcatagctcactgcagcatcaaactcctggacttaagccatcctcctgcctcagcctcttgagtagctgggactaggactacaggcacatgccaccacatccagctaatttttttttaaaagacacagactccctctgtctgtcacccaggctggaatgcagtggtgtgatcatggctcattacaattcctgggctcagctgatctcccacctcagcctcctgagtagctaggagaaCAGGGaagtgccaccacccctggcttttttttttttttttttttttggagaggtggagtctcactttgttgcctaggctggtcttgaactcatggcctcaaccaatcctcccaccttgat
The sequence above is a segment of the Theropithecus gelada isolate Dixy chromosome 14, Tgel_1.0, whole genome shotgun sequence genome. Coding sequences within it:
- the ARCN1 gene encoding coatomer subunit delta isoform X1, which translates into the protein MTECNLVPILISSIDNPVDKNLDNGGNSCLSFKPLNSFSQPQVLLAAAVCTKAGKAIVSRQFVEMTRTRIEGLLAAFPKLMNTGKQHTFVETESVRYVYQPMEKLYMVLITTKNSNILEDLETLRLFSRVIPEYCRALEENEISEHCFDLIFAFDEIVALGYRENVNLAQIRTFTEMDSHEEKVFRAVRETQEREAKAEMRRKAKELQQARRDAERQGKKAPGFGGFGSSAVSGGSTAAMITETIIESDKPKVAPAPARPSGPSKALKLGAKGKEVDNFVDKLKSEGETIMSSSMGKRTSEATKVHAPPINMESVHMKIEEKITLTCGRDGGLQNMELHGMIMLRISDDKYGRIRLHVENEDKKGVQLQTHPNVDKKLFTAESLIGLKNPEKSFPVNSDVGVLKWRLQTTEESFIPLTINCWPSESGNGCDVNIEYELQEDNLELNDVIITIPLPSGVGAPVIGEIDGEYRHDSRRNTLEWCLPVIDAKNKSGSLEFSIAGQPNDFFPVQVSFVSKKNYCNIQVLHFS
- the ARCN1 gene encoding coatomer subunit delta isoform X2; amino-acid sequence: MVLLAAAVCTKAGKAIVSRQFVEMTRTRIEGLLAAFPKLMNTGKQHTFVETESVRYVYQPMEKLYMVLITTKNSNILEDLETLRLFSRVIPEYCRALEENEISEHCFDLIFAFDEIVALGYRENVNLAQIRTFTEMDSHEEKVFRAVRETQEREAKAEMRRKAKELQQARRDAERQGKKAPGFGGFGSSAVSGGSTAAMITETIIESDKPKVAPAPARPSGPSKALKLGAKGKEVDNFVDKLKSEGETIMSSSMGKRTSEATKVHAPPINMESVHMKIEEKITLTCGRDGGLQNMELHGMIMLRISDDKYGRIRLHVENEDKKGVQLQTHPNVDKKLFTAESLIGLKNPEKSFPVNSDVGVLKWRLQTTEESFIPLTINCWPSESGNGCDVNIEYELQEDNLELNDVIITIPLPSGVGAPVIGEIDGEYRHDSRRNTLEWCLPVIDAKNKSGSLEFSIAGQPNDFFPVQVSFVSKKNYCNIQVLHFS